From a single Nicotiana tomentosiformis chromosome 2, ASM39032v3, whole genome shotgun sequence genomic region:
- the LOC104106691 gene encoding uncharacterized protein: MTENSVKQANEEMMRNTMEYIMETSSDSSSQSKMVSFIDLNEDNKGESEEEEEEAAIEVSVENSSEKTTDEGNSENYNNSCGDGSGRVEKKNVRHYVRSKMPRLRWTPELHRSFVHAIETLGGQERATPKLVLQLMNVRGLSIAHVKSHLQMYRSKKLDESGQVLGRNRAMQGRSYFYRNVGQRYNPLQDFKMKNGAIVLARNFNYDHDHVKGHFRNSFSRPPYDQTKDIFSRYLQWSSNQGGLLNNTTREKLSTPRQFQKNGGHEIGSIRSSQFREEKRWPPSVFIANQWEEKNSDFSNICSAKNSQYILQQNVAQPYSKWNCKYNNLEQNFETPSRLEMKEDKSFTGKGWLPDLQLRLSRSTESENEKNTHHSKRMDHQSEMNTMLSLSLPTYSLSET; encoded by the exons ATGACTGAAAACTCAGTGAAACAAGCCAATGAAGAGATGATGAGAAATACTATGGAATACATTATGGAAACATCTTCAGATTCTTCCTCCCAAAGCAAAATGGTCTCATTCATTGATCTGAACGAAGACAACAAAGGGGaaagtgaagaagaagaagaagaagcagccATTGAGGTTAGTGTGGAAAACAGTAGTGAGAAAACAACAGATGAAGGGAACTCAGAAAATTATAACAATAGCTGCGGTGATGGATCCGGACGTGTTGAAAAGAAAAACGTTAGGCATTATGTTCGATCAAAAATGCCAAGGCTACGTTGGACTCCTGAACTCCATCGCTCCTTTGTTCATGCCATTGAAACGCTGGGTGGTCAAGAAA GAGCCACACCAAAGTTGGTGCTCCAGTTGATGAACGTGAGAGGTCTAAGTATTGCCCATGTAAAAAGTCATTTGCAG ATGTATCGAAGCAAGAAACTTGATGAATCTGGACAAG TGTTAGGTCGTAATAGAGCAATGCAAGGAAGAAGCTATTTCTACAGAAATGTAGGGCAAAGATATAACCCTCTACAAGATTTCAAGATGAAGAATGGTGCCATTGTGTTAGCTAGGAACTTTAACTATGATCATGACCATGTTAAAGGCCATTTTCGAAATTCCTTTTCGAGACCCCCATATGATCAGACCAAGGACATCTTTTCCAG GTACTTGCAGTGGTCTTCCAATCAGGGGGGCTTACTTAATAACACCACTCGAGAAAAGCTATCCACACCAAGACAATTTCAAAAAAATGGAGGCCATGAAATTGGCTCCATCAGGTCAAGCCAATTTCGTGAAGAGAAAAGGTGGCCTCCGAGTGTATTCATCGCCAATCAGTGGGAGGAGAAAAATTCTGATTTTTCCAATATTTGTTCAGCTAAAAACTCCCAATATATTCTACAACAAAATGTAGCGCAACCATATTCCAAATGGAATTGCAAATACAATAACCTTGAGCAAAATTTTGAGACACCAAGCAGGCTTGAG ATGAAAGAAGACAAGAGTTTCACGGGAAAAGGTTGGCTACCTGATTTGCAACTAAGATTAAGCAGAAGCACAGAAAGCGAGAATGAGAAGAATACTCATCATAGCAAGAGGATGGATCATCAGTCAGAA